From Mauremys mutica isolate MM-2020 ecotype Southern chromosome 17, ASM2049712v1, whole genome shotgun sequence, one genomic window encodes:
- the LOC123351400 gene encoding single-pass membrane and coiled-coil domain-containing protein 3-like, with product MSWSDILYPDNPVRRERVARLHQELINCIELNFDTTNELIEALNTHCQFKLHPVKMNMNGTIRENCDILLAAIKSIQDILQAIDAKLKSNLEPDLYQKLHDFQEPDATKMRILRNVATFVSGLAGTVAMGFFIKLALSQVVSRVLSQTTMLLAKIGASVIGAMAGMLLGVGVDLIISAILGAIERDQLEAKIQELSELVSEFKPASKEYNKAIMKISCMLP from the coding sequence ATGTCCTGGAGCGATATCCTGTACCCAGACAACCCGGTGAGGCGGGAGAGGGTGGCGCGGTTACACCAGGAGCTGATCAACTGCATAGAGCTCAATTTTGATACCACCAATGAGTTGATTGAAGCCTTAAACACACACTGTCAGTTCAAGTTGCACCCCGTTAAGATGAACATGAACGGCACCATCCGGGAGAACTGCGACATACTCCTTGCAGCCATAAAGTCCATCCAAGACATTCTGCAGGCCATCGATGCAAAGCTGAAGAGCAACCTGGAGCCAGATCTCTACCAAAAGCTTCACGATTTCCAGGAGCCTGATGCCACGAAGATGCGGATTCTGCGCAATGTGGCCACATTTGTGAGCGGCCTCGCTGGGACCGTGGCCATGGGGTTCTTCATCAAGCTGGCGTTATCGCAGGTGGTAAGCAGAGTCCTGAGCCAAACAACCATGCTCTTGGCCAAGATTGGTGCCTCCGTGATTGGCGCCATGGCTGGCATGTTACTGGGCGTGGGTGTCGACTTGATTATCAGCGCGATCCTGGGCGCCATAGAAAGAGACCAACTGGAGGCAAAGATTCAGGAGCTCAGTGAGCTGGTGAGTGAGTTCAAGCCAGCCTCCAAGGAGTATAACAAAGCCATCATGAAGATCAGCTGCATGCTGCCATAG